One stretch of Cyclopterus lumpus isolate fCycLum1 chromosome 10, fCycLum1.pri, whole genome shotgun sequence DNA includes these proteins:
- the adad1 gene encoding adenosine deaminase domain-containing protein 1 isoform X1, protein MFPTRGSHGVSFAQMENEPQTSGLADSYKHPPTSNRQFAQRGKSTYKRSNAFKPPASPQIVIDKYTQGEMDAVSVLHQLAQILQFHLEIKETVTTGNIAGLYFAFCVVVDGVEYKTGMGTTKKAARLKAAQFALPDLLPTLEDLKSSLPEASDVPPPLPVKEPSISNLRPCRAIHERTSSIGHQILHAVRDQLTKLMNSHPEFSTCAGSTAAFIIQTSGGWEVVALGTGNFNTKQSTSSNGRIVHDSHAVVNARRSLMRFLYRHLLMFFNETDDLKEKSVFQRSGSGSGLLSLKDGVTLHLYVNQLPKGATQIPSKLRLNPLSIAAWQVNNEISLHLSVEGKVFSVFSWAFDNSASKVVSMSATDKLTQWQVLGYQGALLSHFIEPIYVQNILVGDIGCSDVRGMKISVSQRVEGITPQLPTFYCMMTPHISLVPAVAAGGAAECRLSYALNWSEGDCSLEVVDGLEGKTIEESPFKSGPALASRLCKAAMLHRFKLVAKDAQREDLLATISYREAKRMAKPYQEAKNVLRAYLQQQGFGAWLVKLSVRENFNM, encoded by the exons ATGTTTCCAACCCGTGGGTCACATGGAGTGTCCTTCGCTCAAATGGAGAATGAACCCCAGACGTCAGGACTGGCCGACTCCTACAAACATCCACCCACCTCGAATCGTCAATTCGCCCAACGAGGGAAAAGTACATACAAACGCA GCAATGCTTTCAAGCCACCGGCTTCGCCCCAAATTGTGATCGACAAATACACTCAAGGAGAGATGGACGCGGTGTCTGTGCTCCATCAGCTGGCCCAGATCTTGCAGTTCCACCTGGAAATAAAGGAGACGGTGACTACAG GCAACATAGCGGGGCTTTATTTTGCCTTTTGTGTGGTGGTCGACGGGGTCGAGTACAAGACCGGCATGGGGACGACAAAGAAGGCGGCTCGGCTCAAAGCGGCGCAGTTCGCGCTGCCCGACCTCCTGCCCACCTTGGAGGATCTGAAGTCTTCTCTCCCTGAAGCATCAG atGTCCCTCCACCCCTGCCAGTAAAAGAGCCCTCCATCTCTAACCTCCGGCCCTGTAGAGCCATTCACG AAAGGACGAGTTCCATCGGCCACCAGATCCTGCACGCCGTCAGGGATCAGCTCACTAAACTGATGAACAGCCACCCGGAGTTCTCTACCTGTGCGGGCTCCACGGCGGCGTTCATCATTCAGACTT ccgGGGGGTGGGAGGTGGTCGCTCTGGGCACGGGGAACTTCAATACCAAGCAGAGCACCTCGTCGAATGGACGAATCGTGCACGATTCGCACGCGGTGGTGAATGCAAGGAGATCCCTCATGAG GTTTCTGTACCGCCACCTGCTGATGTTCTTCAACGAAACGGACGACCTGAAGGAGAAGTCCGTCTTCCAGCggagcggcagcggcagcggccTCCTCAGCCTGAAGGACGGCGTCACCCTCCACCTCTACGTGAACCAGCTGCCCAAGGGTGCCACTCAGATCCCTTCCAAGCT gcgcCTGAACCCGCTCTCCATCGCGGCATGGCAGGTCAACAACGAGATCAGCCTACACCTGTCGGTGGAGGGAAAG GTGTTCTCGGTTTTCTCGTGGGCCTTTGATAACTCCGCCTCCAAGGTGGTCAGCATGTCCGCCACGGACAAGCTGACTCAGTGGCAGGTGCTCGGGTACCAGGGGGCCTTGCTCAGCCACTTCATTGAGCCCATCTACGTCCAAAACATCCTCGTAG GTGACATTGGCTGCAGCGATGTCCGGGGCATGAAAATCTCAGTGAGCCAGCGCGTGGAGGGCATCACCCCTCAGCTGCCCACGTTCTACTGCATGATGACACCCCACATCAGCCTGGTGCCCGCCGTGGCCGCCGGCGGCGCCGCCGAATGCCGGCTGTCCTACGCTCTCAACTGGAGCGAGGGCGACTGCTCCCTGGAGGTGGTGGACGGCCTGGAGGGCAAGACCATCGAGGA ATCTCCCTTTAAGAGCGGCCCGGCTCTCGCCAGCCGCCTGTGCAAAGCGGCGATGCTGCACCGCTTCAAGCTGGTGGCCAAAGACGCCCAGAGGGAGGACCTGCTGGCCACGATCTCCTACAGAGAAGCCAAG CGGATGGCAAAGCCGTACCAGGAGGCCAAGAACGTGCTGCGGGCGTACCTGCAGCAGCAGGGCTTTGGCGCCTGGCTGGTCAAGCTTTCTGTCCGTGAGAACTTCAACATGTga
- the adad1 gene encoding adenosine deaminase domain-containing protein 1 isoform X2, which yields MFPTRGSHGVSFAQMENEPQTSGLADSYKHPPTSNRQFAQRGKSTYKRSNAFKPPASPQIVIDKYTQGEMDAVSVLHQLAQILQFHLEIKETVTTGNIAGLYFAFCVVVDGVEYKTGMGTTKKAARLKAAQFALPDLLPTLEDLKSSLPEASDVPPPLPVKEPSISNLRPCRAIHERTSSIGHQILHAVRDQLTKLMNSHPEFSTCAGSTAAFIIQTSGGWEVVALGTGNFNTKQSTSSNGRIVHDSHAVVNARRSLMRFLYRHLLMFFNETDDLKEKSVFQRSGSGSGLLSLKDGVTLHLYVNQLPKGATQIPSKLRLNPLSIAAWQVNNEISLHLSVEGKVFSVFSWAFDNSASKVVSMSATDKLTQWQVLGYQGALLSHFIEPIYVQNILVGDIGCSDVRGMKISVSQRVEGITPQLPTFYCMMTPHISLVPAVAAGGAAECRLSYALNWSEGDCSLEVVDGLEGKTIEESPFKSGPALASRLCKAAMLHRFKLVAKDAQREDLLATISYREAKVLITRLRGGVAS from the exons ATGTTTCCAACCCGTGGGTCACATGGAGTGTCCTTCGCTCAAATGGAGAATGAACCCCAGACGTCAGGACTGGCCGACTCCTACAAACATCCACCCACCTCGAATCGTCAATTCGCCCAACGAGGGAAAAGTACATACAAACGCA GCAATGCTTTCAAGCCACCGGCTTCGCCCCAAATTGTGATCGACAAATACACTCAAGGAGAGATGGACGCGGTGTCTGTGCTCCATCAGCTGGCCCAGATCTTGCAGTTCCACCTGGAAATAAAGGAGACGGTGACTACAG GCAACATAGCGGGGCTTTATTTTGCCTTTTGTGTGGTGGTCGACGGGGTCGAGTACAAGACCGGCATGGGGACGACAAAGAAGGCGGCTCGGCTCAAAGCGGCGCAGTTCGCGCTGCCCGACCTCCTGCCCACCTTGGAGGATCTGAAGTCTTCTCTCCCTGAAGCATCAG atGTCCCTCCACCCCTGCCAGTAAAAGAGCCCTCCATCTCTAACCTCCGGCCCTGTAGAGCCATTCACG AAAGGACGAGTTCCATCGGCCACCAGATCCTGCACGCCGTCAGGGATCAGCTCACTAAACTGATGAACAGCCACCCGGAGTTCTCTACCTGTGCGGGCTCCACGGCGGCGTTCATCATTCAGACTT ccgGGGGGTGGGAGGTGGTCGCTCTGGGCACGGGGAACTTCAATACCAAGCAGAGCACCTCGTCGAATGGACGAATCGTGCACGATTCGCACGCGGTGGTGAATGCAAGGAGATCCCTCATGAG GTTTCTGTACCGCCACCTGCTGATGTTCTTCAACGAAACGGACGACCTGAAGGAGAAGTCCGTCTTCCAGCggagcggcagcggcagcggccTCCTCAGCCTGAAGGACGGCGTCACCCTCCACCTCTACGTGAACCAGCTGCCCAAGGGTGCCACTCAGATCCCTTCCAAGCT gcgcCTGAACCCGCTCTCCATCGCGGCATGGCAGGTCAACAACGAGATCAGCCTACACCTGTCGGTGGAGGGAAAG GTGTTCTCGGTTTTCTCGTGGGCCTTTGATAACTCCGCCTCCAAGGTGGTCAGCATGTCCGCCACGGACAAGCTGACTCAGTGGCAGGTGCTCGGGTACCAGGGGGCCTTGCTCAGCCACTTCATTGAGCCCATCTACGTCCAAAACATCCTCGTAG GTGACATTGGCTGCAGCGATGTCCGGGGCATGAAAATCTCAGTGAGCCAGCGCGTGGAGGGCATCACCCCTCAGCTGCCCACGTTCTACTGCATGATGACACCCCACATCAGCCTGGTGCCCGCCGTGGCCGCCGGCGGCGCCGCCGAATGCCGGCTGTCCTACGCTCTCAACTGGAGCGAGGGCGACTGCTCCCTGGAGGTGGTGGACGGCCTGGAGGGCAAGACCATCGAGGA ATCTCCCTTTAAGAGCGGCCCGGCTCTCGCCAGCCGCCTGTGCAAAGCGGCGATGCTGCACCGCTTCAAGCTGGTGGCCAAAGACGCCCAGAGGGAGGACCTGCTGGCCACGATCTCCTACAGAGAAGCCAAG GTCTTGATTACACGTCTCCGAGGCGGCGTCGCGTCTTAA